The following coding sequences are from one Bactrocera dorsalis isolate Fly_Bdor unplaced genomic scaffold, ASM2337382v1 BdCtg189, whole genome shotgun sequence window:
- the LOC105229365 gene encoding enhancer of mRNA-decapping protein 4 homolog isoform X1: MLISVITIIALLKNSLQRFRGRGYSNSYLPSISRAKGIKMSTKYMGEKAVNPTSEGIPSDTVSSCSIINFKADDSQCSYEIATRNVNIVVSPGNHDHGSSKVKLKNIVDYKWELKNYPGHLIAVHMDGKHIAYVINVNNKVSRVEGMVRVVKAQTVLRALIKGMSGEVLDLQFAHIERERILASIDMNALYIHKIDLVDDNLQCSLVVKIEDPLANYTPKFDKISWCPFIDVPGEDDEDSQLIVWARGSTLQCFNINVIITEYGMGVIHPNDISMGYLKVYDELSTVSWVALSPDGSTLGVASIDGVIRFYQVYMHDKEPRCLHQWTPHNGKPISSFFFLDNLTRNVSETYWKYAITGAANNTEFKVWDCSTWECLQSLNFTTASEETKLPRFIVEIDRTSSYLVISSLDTRTCYIMQIVNNSNISLAKGSDSESNNNLANISISSSSSVGSSKSQSKNLRHLVYIKSISEFPLSSGILSFSIVDAAVRRYKCGNDNYMCEEFDDYDEETNSTYCVVVRMFIVQSKSMQECRILYQPSVTENTEVRSTLSDDSDGVSASKDSSLLDSVRSCINSAGGVKGGAIGYTNSTNSNNIQHTLIKTEQVDEEIVKHKNYNETNSLETILGIAAVPSTNVTNKINIQTATPSSVVAGAATSAITDDVTYNRSCSASPQSSNTSFTQINLMTPDAFSTNLNDKKTPDCVSSEVLNTILMLAGVAGQTPAPKAESLNILNLVNNKIIEDQEHQKLQLKQSLDPQKKFIVISHNSGRNVDNVASGGSSPSREVQEIMSLQENESGDDELIEETDSTEKVDNQTKPTEIDKTVCIELIAPKCHSTTSIPNWPKGSDTRKATPKQSTELQNAASLISQAVNASSNILNNNVGASTLNSTVSGSNNNSEGKVIESNTDMMELNGKMNQLIELVKIQSMQINHLQAEVSSMRKANPMTSTKSMSEFSFKLEMQLSKLMEQYLKRYENEHKKKLSAFMAGRDQQNRELRDSFIQIMNQYILTHFGEVVSKVINIEIQRQLVPMLSAKIDHVQQQLQIDVSQKLNTFDLMLNENISQICKSKNIIDTIGKSVLVGIQGSLEAAFIESMSSSLIPAYEKSSQHMFKQLHDAFCVGIKEFMEQFDNYLQHLQPMQDSTEEVLNKFSGFRQHLDSILLKHRNAVTEAMLETRKDVKGLEIILSRQIHETIRSEIRRCFENQTTAIRSQTNTPAPMYDAKDTIKLLLHQGQFNKAFHQALLANDLNLVEYTLKNADHTAVFTPDCCLEQKVLLSLIQQISADMSNHNELKQNYLADALLAINPMDSITREHAPKVLQELFRNCQIFLVNNPKNQQCSNVRMLMKAVQTYMDQF, translated from the exons atgttaataTCGGTGATCACAATAATTGCGCTTTTAAAGAATTCTTTACAACGATTTCGAGGGCGTGGTTATTCAAATTCATACCTTCCTTCAATAAGTCGGGCCAAGGGAATTAAAATGAGCACCAAATATATGGGGGAAAAAGCTGTCAATCCTACGTCAGAGGGAATACCAAGCGATACAGTTTCCAGTTGTAGCATCAT CAATTTTAAAGCGGATGATAGTCAATGTAGCTACGAAATCGCAACaagaaatgtaaatattgtGGTCAGTCCTGGCAATCATGACCATGGTTCTTCAAAAGTCAAACTAAAGAACATTGTGGATTACAAGTGGGAATTGAAGAACTATCCTGGTCATTTAATAGCGGTACATATGGACGGAAAACATATTGCATATGTCATAAACG ttaataaCAAAGTATCGCGTGTGGAGGGTATGGTTCGTGTTGTAAAAGCTCAGACGGTATTGCGAGCTCTCATCAAAGGAATGTCCGGTGAAGTCCTTGATTTACAATTCGCACATATAGAAAGAGAACGTATACTAGCTTCAATTGATATGAATgccctatatatacataaaatagaCCTTGTCGACGACAATTTACAATGCAGTTTGGTTGTCAAAATAGAGGATCCATTGGCAAATTATACTccaaaatttgacaaaatatcatGGTGTCCTTTTATTGATGTTCCCGGTGAAGATGATGAAGATAGTCAATTAATTGTGTGGGCGAGGGGTTCGACGTTACaatgttttaatataaatgttatAATAACGGAATATGGA aTGGGCGTTATACATCCAAATGATATTTCGATGGGTTATCTTAAAGTCTACGATGAATTGAGTACCGTAAGTTGGGTAGCCCTTTCTCCTGATGGATCAACTTTAGGCGTTGCCAGTATTGATGGTGTCATCCGTTTCTATCAAGTTTATATGCACGACAAGGAGCCTCGTTGTTTACATCAGTGGACACCTCATAATGGGAAACCTAtttcctctttctttttcttagaCAATTTAACTAGGAATGTTTCCGA AACTTATTGGAAATATGCTATCACAGGTGCTGCTAATAATACGGAATTTAAAGTTTGGGATTGCAGTACTTGGGAGTGTCTACAATCACTTAACTTTACCACAGCGTCTGAAGAAACAAAATTACCACGTTTTATTGTCGAAATTGATCGAACATCTTCCTATTTGGTTATTTCGAGTCTAGATACACGTACTTGTTACATCATGCAAATTGTAAATAACAGTAATATATCATTAGCTAAAGGATCTGATAGTGAGAGTAACAATAATTTGGCAAATATCAGCATTAGTAGCAGTAGTAGTGTTGGTAGTTCCAAATCTCAGTCGAAAAATTTACGTCATCTTGTATATATAAAGAGCATATCTGAGTTTCCACTGAGTTCTGGAATTCTATCATTTTCAATAGTCGATGCGGCTGTAAGACGGTATAAATGTGGAAACGATAATTATATGTGCGAGGAATTTGATGACTACGATGAAGAAACTAATTCTACATATTGTGTAGTAGTGCGAATGTTTATCGTACAATCGAAGAGCATGCAGGAATGTCGTATATTATATCAGCCGTCTGTTACTGAAAATACAGAAGTGCGGAGCACTTTATCCGATGATAGTGATGGAGTAAGCGCTTCCAAAGATTCATCTCTCTTAGATAGTGTAAGAAGTTGCATTAATAGTGCAGGTGGTGTGAAAGGTGGTGCAATCGGTTATACAAATAGTACGAATTCGAATAATATACAACACACTCTTATAAAAACTGAACAAGTAGATGAAGAGAttgtaaaacataaaaattataacgagACCAATTCTTTGGAAACAATACTCGGTATTGCTGCAGTTCCATCAACTAACgttactaataaaataaatattcaaacagCTACGCCTTCTTCAGTTGTTGCTGGAGCAGCAACTTCTGCAATAACGGACGACGTAACTTATAATAGGTCTTGTTCTGCGTCTCCTCAATCAAGCAATACAAGTTTTACCCAAATAAATCTTATGACACCGGATGCATTCAGTACTAATTTAAATG ataaaaaaaccCCTGATTGTGTTAGTTCAGAAGTGTTGAATACGATTTTAATGTTAGCTGGTGTAGCGGGACAAACGCCAGCCCCAAAAGCagaaagtttaaatattttgaacttggtaaataacaaaataatcgaAGACCAAGAACATCAAAAATTGCAATTGAAACAATCTTTAGATCCACAGAAAAAGTTCATAG TAATCAGCCACAATTCCGGTCGTAACGTTGACAATGTAGCCAGCGGAGGTTCTAGTCCCAGCCGAGAGGTCCAAGAAATAATGTCTTTACAAGAAAATGAAAGTGGCGATGATGAATTGATTGAAGAGACTGATAGTACAGAAAAGGTGGATAATCAAACAAAGCCTACCGAAATTGATAAGACAG tatgtatAGAATTGATTGCTCCTAAATGTCATTCAACAACCAGTATTCCGAACTGGCCTAAAGGATCAGATACCCGTAAGGCTACACCAAAGCAATCAACTGAGCTACAAAATGCTGCTAGTTTAATTTCACAGGCAGTAAATGCGTCATCCAATATACTTAATAATAATGTCGGTGCCTCTACTCTTAATAGTACTGTCAGCGGTAGCAATAACAATTCGGAAGGTAAAGTGATTGAAAGCAACACAGACATGATGGAGTTAAATGGAAAAATGAATCAGTTAATTG aACTTGTTAAAATCCAGTCAATGCAAATAAATCATTTGCAAGCCGAAGTGAGTAGTATGAGGAAGGCAAATCCAATGACATCTACAAAGAGTATGTctgaattttcatttaaacttgAAATGCAACTATCTAAACTGATGGAACAATATCTAAAGCGTTATGAAaatgaacacaaaaaaaagttatctgCTTTTATGGCCGGACG AGATCAACAAAATAGAGAGTTACGTGACAGTTTTATTCAGATTATGAATCAATATATTTTGACACACTTTGGCGAAGTTGTATCAAAAgttattaatattgaaattcaacGTCAGTTAGTACCGATGTTATCTGCAAAAATTGATCatgtgcaacaacaattgcaaatagATGTCAGTCAGAAGCTAAACACATTTGATTTAATgctgaatgaaaatatttcgcaAATTTGTAAAAGCAAA aacataATTGATACTATTGGTAAATCCGTTTTGGTGGGTATACAGGGTAGTTTAGAAGCTGCATTTATTGAATCTATGTCCAGTTCGTTAATACCTGCTTATGAAAAGTCATCTCAACACATGTTCAAGCAACTGCACGATGCCTTTTGTGTTGGAATAAAAGAAT TTATGGAACAGTTTGATAACTATCTGCAACATTTGCAACCTATGCAAGACTCTACAGAAGAGGTGCTTAATAAATTTTCGGGTTTTCGTCAGCACTTGGATTCCATATTACTCAAACATCGCAATGCTGTGACAGAAGCCATGCTTGAGACAAGAAAGGATGTAAAAGGACTAGAAATAATTTTGTCCCGACAAATACATGAAACTATTCGTTCTGAG ATAAGGAGATGTTTTGAAAATCAAACAACTGCGATACGTTCTCAAACTAATACACCAGCTCCGATGTATGATGCGAAAGACACTATAAAACTATTGCTGCATCAAGGACAATTCAATAAAGCATTTCATCAAGCCCTGCTTGCAAATGATTTGAACTTAGTAGAATACACCCTCAAAAACGCTGACCATACCGCAGTCTTTACACCAGATTGCTGTTTGGAACAGAAAGTTTTATTATCGCTTATTCAACAGATATCGGCCGACATGAGTAATCACAATGAATTAAAGCAAAA TTATTTAGCTGATGCTTTACTCGCTATTAATCCAATGGATTCAATTACGCGTGAACATGCACCAAAAGTATTGCAAGAATTATTCCGTAATtgccaaatatttttggtaaataatCCTAAAAATCAACAATGCAGCAACGTGCGTATGCTAATGAAAGCCGTTCAAACATATATGGATCAATTTTAA